The proteins below come from a single Chryseobacterium bernardetii genomic window:
- a CDS encoding M28 family peptidase, translated as MMKKNLSLLLVAMASSAISAQNFIQAYQNRADAVSQTDIITNLQAFAGLGVKKTGTQANADALNWIKSKYLSYGYSASQISEDTFPYGTTTSKNLIITKTGTVYPNKYVIICGHFDSITGLGVNDNGSGTSVILEAARILRTVPTEYSIKFIHFSGEEQGLFGSYHYVDNVVYQGNNRVLDIKLVFNLDQVGGVMGNNNNTVYCDADMGGIPGNNAASATITQELRNCTALYSPLQTEVDPAEASDYIPFEERGEIITGFFERIRSTYPHTVNDTFANTDPEYIYKIGKAAVGALQHFAVAATQTLGTQESVSKNTLESIKIYPNPAKDFISIDFADSKIKNFSFEITDFEGHSLLKRINEDKINISSLENGAYVGIIKTGDQSVVRKVIIAR; from the coding sequence ATGATGAAAAAAAACTTATCCCTTTTGCTGGTTGCTATGGCTTCATCTGCTATTAGTGCACAAAACTTTATTCAGGCTTACCAGAACAGAGCTGATGCTGTTTCTCAAACAGATATTATCACCAATCTGCAGGCATTTGCCGGTTTGGGTGTAAAAAAAACAGGAACTCAGGCTAATGCTGATGCGTTGAATTGGATAAAAAGTAAATACCTGTCTTATGGATATTCAGCCAGCCAGATATCAGAAGATACTTTTCCTTATGGAACTACAACCTCAAAAAATTTAATAATCACAAAAACAGGAACGGTTTATCCTAATAAATATGTGATTATTTGCGGACACTTTGATAGTATTACCGGTTTAGGGGTTAATGATAATGGAAGCGGTACCTCTGTCATTTTGGAGGCAGCAAGAATTTTAAGAACAGTTCCTACAGAATATTCCATTAAGTTCATACATTTTTCAGGTGAGGAACAAGGGCTTTTTGGCAGTTATCATTACGTGGATAATGTTGTTTATCAAGGAAACAACCGTGTTCTGGATATCAAGCTTGTTTTCAATCTGGATCAGGTGGGGGGTGTAATGGGGAATAACAATAATACGGTGTATTGTGATGCAGATATGGGAGGTATTCCCGGTAATAATGCAGCTTCCGCCACTATAACCCAAGAGCTGAGGAACTGTACTGCTTTGTATTCACCTCTTCAGACAGAAGTTGATCCGGCAGAAGCTTCCGATTATATTCCGTTTGAAGAAAGAGGTGAAATTATTACAGGTTTTTTTGAAAGAATCAGAAGTACTTATCCGCATACCGTTAATGATACTTTTGCCAATACTGATCCTGAATATATTTACAAAATCGGTAAAGCTGCTGTAGGAGCACTCCAACACTTTGCTGTTGCAGCAACACAAACATTGGGAACTCAGGAGTCCGTTTCCAAAAATACTCTGGAGTCTATAAAAATTTATCCTAATCCGGCAAAGGATTTTATCAGCATTGACTTTGCGGATTCTAAAATAAAGAATTTCAGCTTTGAGATTACTGATTTTGAGGGACATTCATTACTTAAAAGAATTAATGAGGACAAAATTAATATCTCAAGCCTTGAAAATGGTGCTTACGTTGGAATCATAAAGACCGGAGATCAGTCTGTAGTAAGAAAAGTTATTATAGCCAGATAA
- a CDS encoding RNA ligase family protein: MSDFSGYEKMPDSLKKAGLNESDLSKLDKLKWVVTEKIHGANFSFSYENNTLKYAKRREYLAWGDDFFGFQLVVNTLESNMISLFEHLNAAIPGNRYIVYGELFGGKYPHPEVSVAEHLQAIQTGVYYAPDIHFSAFDIGIVNDQGIKYYLDYETAVSYFEQFGIPYIKPLSIGKFNEALNFNIRINSPVPIQQFGLPALEQNLIEGVVIKPYNLKNTELLSSRPIIKLKNPEFDEEEKFHKAEKWSFIPDISSKTESLSFIIDELRTYVSKNRLESVISKIGALDINNPLRVSEIKSEFSQDILTDFNENNGNLLEELSQEDKEWITERLNSEIQRIIFIAAKEK, encoded by the coding sequence ATGAGTGATTTTTCCGGATATGAAAAAATGCCCGATTCTTTGAAAAAAGCCGGACTTAATGAAAGTGATTTGTCAAAGCTGGATAAATTAAAATGGGTGGTTACTGAAAAAATTCATGGGGCTAATTTTAGTTTTTCCTATGAAAATAATACTCTTAAATATGCCAAAAGGAGGGAGTATCTTGCCTGGGGAGATGATTTTTTCGGGTTTCAGCTTGTTGTTAATACGCTTGAAAGCAATATGATTAGTCTGTTTGAACATTTGAATGCCGCAATTCCAGGCAATAGGTATATTGTGTATGGAGAATTGTTCGGAGGAAAATATCCCCATCCTGAGGTTTCTGTTGCTGAGCATTTGCAAGCCATTCAAACAGGAGTTTATTATGCTCCGGATATCCATTTTTCCGCTTTTGATATTGGTATTGTAAATGATCAGGGTATAAAATACTATCTCGATTATGAAACTGCTGTTTCTTATTTTGAGCAATTTGGTATTCCTTACATAAAGCCGTTGTCAATAGGAAAATTTAATGAAGCTTTGAATTTTAATATCAGAATAAATTCTCCCGTTCCCATACAACAATTTGGACTTCCTGCTTTGGAACAAAATCTCATTGAAGGAGTTGTTATTAAACCCTATAATCTGAAAAATACAGAATTATTATCCAGCCGTCCCATCATTAAACTGAAAAACCCTGAATTTGATGAAGAAGAGAAATTTCATAAAGCAGAAAAATGGTCGTTTATTCCTGATATTTCATCAAAAACGGAAAGCCTTTCCTTTATCATTGATGAGTTGAGGACTTATGTATCAAAAAATCGGCTGGAAAGTGTTATTTCTAAAATAGGAGCCTTAGATATCAATAATCCTCTTCGTGTTTCAGAAATTAAATCTGAATTCTCACAGGATATTCTCACCGATTTTAATGAAAATAATGGTAATTTACTGGAAGAATTAAGTCAGGAAGACAAGGAATGGATTACTGAAAGACTCAATTCTGAAATCCAAAGAATAATATTTATAGCTGCAAAAGAAAAATAG
- a CDS encoding M28 family peptidase has protein sequence MKRITTLLCASLIAQSISAQTFIQAYKDRADMVTQTNITANLQEFGNLGIKKTGSQANVNTLNWIKNKYLSYGYTASQITESPFTYGSVTSKNLIITKTGTLYPNKYVIICGHFDTIYGPGVNDNGSGTSIILEAARILQNVPTEYSIKFIHFSGEEQGLIGSSHYVNNVVYQNGIRKLDIKLVFNLDQVGGVKGNNNNTVYCDEDQGGLSGNNAASAAVTQQLRNCTALYSPLQTAVDPAEDTDYIPFEQKGEIITGFFERIRSTFPHSSKDTFANVDPVYVYNIGKATVGALQHFATASTTLAVNKSASPNALENVKLYPNPANNILHVELPDKTASFSFEITNISGRTLLKVNNETEINVSALERGVYVGILKAGDQTVVKNILIER, from the coding sequence ATGAAAAGAATTACCACTCTTTTATGCGCTTCATTAATTGCGCAGAGCATTAGCGCTCAAACGTTCATCCAGGCTTATAAAGATAGAGCTGATATGGTAACCCAAACTAATATTACAGCAAATCTTCAGGAATTCGGTAACCTTGGCATTAAAAAGACCGGTTCCCAGGCCAACGTAAATACCTTGAACTGGATTAAAAACAAGTATCTTTCTTACGGATATACTGCCAGCCAGATTACAGAAAGCCCTTTCACCTATGGATCAGTAACATCCAAAAACCTGATTATTACAAAGACAGGAACACTTTATCCTAACAAATATGTAATTATCTGTGGGCATTTTGATACCATTTACGGCCCTGGAGTTAATGACAACGGAAGCGGTACTTCTATTATTCTTGAAGCAGCCAGAATATTACAAAATGTTCCTACAGAGTATTCTATCAAGTTTATTCACTTTTCAGGAGAGGAACAAGGGTTGATTGGAAGTTCGCATTACGTTAATAATGTGGTCTATCAAAACGGAATTCGTAAACTGGATATAAAACTGGTTTTTAACCTGGACCAGGTAGGCGGTGTAAAAGGAAATAACAATAACACGGTATATTGTGATGAAGACCAGGGTGGTCTTTCCGGCAATAATGCGGCTTCAGCTGCGGTAACACAGCAGCTCAGAAATTGTACAGCCCTTTATTCCCCACTTCAGACAGCTGTAGATCCTGCCGAAGATACTGATTATATTCCTTTTGAACAGAAAGGTGAGATTATTACCGGCTTTTTTGAAAGGATCAGAAGTACTTTTCCTCACAGTTCCAAAGATACTTTTGCCAATGTAGATCCTGTGTATGTTTATAATATCGGAAAAGCTACAGTAGGGGCTTTACAGCATTTTGCCACAGCTTCCACAACTTTGGCAGTGAATAAATCTGCATCCCCAAACGCACTGGAAAACGTAAAGCTCTACCCTAACCCGGCCAATAATATCCTTCATGTTGAATTACCGGATAAAACAGCCAGTTTCAGCTTTGAAATAACCAATATATCAGGAAGAACCCTATTGAAGGTGAATAATGAAACTGAAATTAACGTTTCTGCATTGGAAAGGGGTGTTTACGTAGGCATTTTAAAAGCAGGAGACCAGACTGTTGTTAAAAATATTCTGATTGAGAGATAA
- a CDS encoding DUF6985 domain-containing protein yields MSNAETVIEEIGLYLEKSSLKKSNITKEELIAFIETKWEEADDEKYNIHQGCIYIGRMTNEYIWDKDFDNMMRWLAEDDKHTSSQKHEAYIRNYYKGQCCLECGNEEKALEFFNLSYAENPDYIFERAPFCYEFFNRHLENPRELNTEFAGDELETDYYIELDYWKAFFEEDGELCYHFLDRDGEIIEEPSVFQEKGISYLEDHQEEILHNMLSELLKIYPDLQKAYDYPEDYKKDCMPNVRTIKGFSGLLSPTIFYVTSVIKDDYPYIGFSFNCPWDVEHDLGFMVHKDRVVEIGDAALAFDISAAENDAELNKNIPDN; encoded by the coding sequence ATGTCAAATGCTGAAACGGTAATAGAAGAGATCGGGTTGTATTTGGAAAAATCAAGTCTCAAAAAATCCAACATTACCAAAGAAGAATTAATTGCTTTCATTGAAACCAAATGGGAAGAAGCTGATGATGAAAAGTATAACATTCACCAGGGCTGCATTTACATTGGAAGAATGACTAACGAATATATTTGGGACAAGGATTTTGATAATATGATGCGCTGGCTGGCAGAAGATGATAAACATACTTCTTCCCAAAAGCATGAAGCTTATATCCGGAATTATTACAAAGGCCAATGTTGTTTAGAATGTGGAAATGAAGAAAAAGCACTGGAATTTTTCAATCTTTCGTATGCCGAAAACCCTGATTATATTTTTGAAAGAGCCCCTTTTTGCTATGAATTTTTCAACAGGCATCTTGAAAATCCAAGAGAGTTAAATACTGAATTCGCAGGTGATGAACTGGAGACAGATTATTATATTGAACTGGATTACTGGAAAGCTTTTTTTGAGGAAGATGGTGAACTTTGCTATCATTTTTTAGATAGAGATGGTGAAATCATTGAAGAACCTTCAGTTTTCCAGGAAAAAGGGATTTCCTATTTAGAAGATCATCAGGAAGAAATACTGCACAATATGCTTAGTGAGCTTCTTAAGATATATCCTGATCTGCAAAAGGCATATGACTACCCGGAGGATTATAAAAAAGATTGTATGCCTAATGTAAGAACAATTAAAGGTTTTTCCGGATTATTATCTCCAACCATTTTTTACGTGACATCTGTAATCAAAGATGATTATCCATACATCGGTTTTAGTTTTAACTGTCCATGGGATGTTGAACACGATTTAGGTTTTATGGTGCATAAAGACCGTGTTGTTGAGATTGGCGATGCAGCATTGGCTTTTGATATTTCTGCAGCTGAAAATGATGCTGAGTTAAATAAGAATATTCCGGATAACTAA
- a CDS encoding SMI1/KNR4 family protein, translated as MNTLQELEKEYNFTYPELYKQLYADKMLDWGTEGNGWYTNIFPTLKENPPLLLFGNDIEIWDPIAYHLGIREIINHEVYDINPKYRMVPFAENGAGDLYVFQLDMETNGEIPVTFFPHDDSEAEILAKNLQDFIFRQLLESLTEMDEYSMFEGDSEEQIKIHLYNQLNTHRKYLTLKQVEILEDIYTCNIFEYTYKTPNGSEFEAKGLLTFDELDEVLSREIAFEKLNAKFDYTEK; from the coding sequence ATGAATACCTTACAAGAATTAGAAAAAGAATACAATTTTACTTATCCTGAACTTTACAAACAGTTGTATGCTGATAAAATGCTAGACTGGGGTACAGAGGGAAACGGTTGGTATACCAATATTTTTCCCACCCTCAAGGAAAACCCACCTTTGCTTTTATTTGGAAATGATATTGAGATCTGGGATCCTATTGCTTATCATCTTGGAATCAGAGAAATTATCAACCATGAAGTTTATGATATTAATCCTAAATACCGGATGGTTCCATTTGCAGAGAACGGGGCAGGTGATCTGTATGTTTTTCAGTTGGATATGGAAACCAACGGTGAAATTCCGGTTACTTTTTTTCCCCATGACGATTCAGAAGCGGAAATTCTGGCTAAAAATCTTCAGGATTTTATTTTCAGGCAACTTTTGGAGTCTTTGACGGAAATGGATGAATATTCTATGTTTGAAGGAGATTCCGAAGAGCAGATCAAGATTCATCTGTATAACCAATTAAATACCCATCGGAAGTATTTAACTCTAAAACAAGTTGAAATTTTAGAAGATATTTACACCTGTAACATTTTTGAATACACCTACAAAACACCGAATGGCAGTGAATTTGAGGCTAAAGGCTTGCTGACTTTTGATGAGCTTGATGAAGTTTTGAGCCGGGAAATTGCTTTTGAAAAACTGAATGCAAAATTCGATTATACTGAAAAGTAA
- a CDS encoding alpha/beta fold hydrolase yields the protein MSTLKLKDGTEIYYKDWGKGQPIFFHHGWPLSSDDWDAQMFFFLEQGYRVIAHDRRGHGRSEQTPYGHDMDTYASDVAEIVEALDLKDAVHVGHSTGGGEVIRYVAKHGKGRVSKAVLVSAVTPIMVQNENNPNGVPISVFDDIRNNTANHRQQFFIDITFPFYGYNRDGAKVSEGIQRNWWRQGMNGSIKAHYDCIKAFSETDFTEDLKSVDVPVLVMHGEDDQIVPFETTGKVAATLLKNGKLISYPGFPHGMPTTEADTINKDLLAFIRS from the coding sequence ATGAGTACACTTAAATTAAAAGACGGAACAGAAATTTACTATAAGGACTGGGGAAAAGGGCAACCCATTTTCTTTCACCACGGCTGGCCATTATCAAGTGATGACTGGGATGCGCAGATGTTTTTCTTCCTGGAACAGGGGTACAGAGTTATCGCCCATGACAGAAGAGGACACGGAAGGTCTGAACAAACTCCCTATGGTCACGATATGGACACCTATGCTTCGGATGTAGCAGAAATAGTAGAAGCTCTTGACCTGAAAGATGCTGTTCACGTTGGGCATTCTACCGGAGGTGGTGAAGTGATCAGATATGTTGCGAAACATGGAAAAGGAAGGGTTTCTAAAGCAGTTCTGGTAAGTGCTGTAACGCCTATTATGGTTCAGAATGAGAATAACCCGAATGGAGTTCCTATTTCTGTTTTTGATGATATCCGAAACAATACTGCAAACCACAGACAACAGTTTTTTATTGACATTACCTTCCCTTTCTACGGATATAACAGAGACGGGGCAAAAGTTTCCGAAGGTATTCAGAGAAACTGGTGGAGACAGGGAATGAATGGCTCTATTAAAGCTCATTACGACTGTATTAAAGCATTTTCTGAGACAGATTTTACTGAAGATCTTAAAAGTGTAGATGTACCGGTATTGGTAATGCACGGTGAGGATGATCAGATTGTTCCTTTTGAAACGACAGGAAAAGTAGCGGCTACCCTGCTTAAAAATGGGAAGTTAATTTCTTATCCGGGTTTTCCTCATGGTATGCCAACAACAGAAGCTGATACAATTAATAAAGATCTTCTCGCATTTATCAGATCATAA
- the rpmI gene encoding 50S ribosomal protein L35, which yields MPKLKTKSGAKKRFALTGTGKIKRKNAYKSHILTKKETKQKRNLTTTSYVAKVDEKSVQRQLAIK from the coding sequence ATGCCAAAATTAAAAACGAAATCAGGTGCTAAGAAACGTTTTGCTCTTACCGGAACAGGTAAGATCAAAAGAAAAAACGCTTACAAAAGCCACATCTTAACTAAGAAAGAAACTAAGCAGAAGAGAAATCTTACTACTACTTCTTACGTAGCTAAAGTGGACGAGAAGAGCGTTCAACGTCAATTAGCAATTAAGTAG
- the rplT gene encoding 50S ribosomal protein L20, whose protein sequence is MPRSVNAVASRARRKKIFKQAKGYFGRRKNVWTVAKNAVEKAMQYAYRGRKEKKRNFRALWITRINAGTREHGMSYSQFMGALKKNNIELNRKVLADLAMNHPEAFKAVVDQVK, encoded by the coding sequence ATGCCAAGATCAGTAAATGCCGTAGCTTCAAGAGCTCGCAGAAAGAAAATTTTTAAGCAAGCTAAAGGTTATTTCGGAAGAAGAAAGAACGTTTGGACTGTAGCTAAAAACGCGGTAGAAAAAGCAATGCAATATGCTTACCGTGGTAGAAAAGAGAAGAAAAGAAACTTCAGAGCACTTTGGATTACTCGTATTAACGCGGGAACTAGAGAGCACGGAATGTCTTACTCTCAATTTATGGGAGCTCTTAAAAAGAACAACATCGAGCTTAACAGAAAAGTTTTAGCAGATTTAGCAATGAATCACCCTGAAGCTTTCAAAGCTGTTGTAGATCAAGTAAAATAA
- a CDS encoding M28 family peptidase, translating into MKKIAVFLFTSLVLQHIEAQNFIQAYKTRADMVSQTNIINNLTDFENLGVKTTGTAINTNTLNWLKNKYISYGYTASQIEEDPFTYTTFNGNSTSSKNLVITKTGTVYPDKYVIICGHFDTITGPGVSDNGSGTSILLEAARILKDVPTEYSIKFIHFSGEEQGLKGSYHYADNIAYQGSIRNLDIKLVFNIDQVGGQIGNNNTTITCEKDTGGIPGNNAASNTVTQELATCTGLYSPLQTSISYAYSSDYMPFEAKGYTITGFYEYIESNNEHTVNDTFANIDPVYVFNVGKAAVGALQHFAVASTANSILGVQDVPASQKLSEAVHIYPNPAKNQLTVEFPQKTEQFKIEISDMTGNTVLRSENQNKIDTTSLINGAYMVSIKTDKSHITKKIIINK; encoded by the coding sequence ATGAAAAAAATCGCTGTTTTTTTATTTACCTCCTTAGTACTGCAGCATATTGAAGCCCAGAATTTCATTCAGGCCTATAAGACCAGAGCAGATATGGTTTCCCAAACTAATATTATCAACAACCTTACAGATTTTGAAAATTTGGGGGTAAAAACTACCGGAACAGCTATAAATACCAATACGCTGAACTGGCTGAAAAACAAATATATTTCTTACGGATATACAGCCAGCCAGATTGAGGAAGATCCCTTTACCTATACCACTTTTAACGGAAACAGTACCAGCTCCAAAAATCTGGTAATTACTAAAACAGGAACCGTTTACCCTGACAAATATGTAATTATCTGTGGCCATTTTGATACAATTACCGGTCCAGGGGTGAGTGACAATGGTAGTGGAACCTCTATTCTTCTGGAAGCAGCGAGGATATTAAAAGATGTTCCTACTGAATATTCTATCAAGTTTATTCATTTTTCCGGAGAAGAACAAGGGCTGAAAGGCAGCTATCATTACGCTGATAATATAGCTTATCAAGGAAGTATCCGCAATCTGGATATAAAGCTTGTGTTCAATATTGATCAGGTAGGAGGCCAAATAGGAAATAACAATACTACCATCACCTGTGAAAAAGATACAGGCGGCATTCCCGGTAATAATGCTGCCTCTAATACTGTAACACAAGAGTTAGCTACCTGTACAGGCCTTTACTCACCTCTTCAAACATCTATATCATATGCCTACAGCTCAGATTATATGCCATTTGAAGCTAAAGGATATACCATTACCGGTTTTTATGAATATATAGAAAGCAATAACGAACATACTGTGAATGATACTTTTGCCAATATTGATCCGGTTTATGTTTTCAATGTAGGCAAAGCAGCGGTAGGAGCATTGCAGCATTTTGCGGTAGCTTCCACTGCAAATAGTATACTGGGAGTCCAGGATGTTCCCGCTTCACAAAAGTTATCAGAAGCTGTACATATTTATCCTAATCCGGCAAAAAACCAGTTAACTGTAGAGTTTCCACAAAAGACGGAACAGTTCAAAATTGAAATTTCTGATATGACCGGAAATACAGTACTCCGTTCTGAGAATCAAAATAAAATAGATACCACCTCATTAATTAATGGAGCGTATATGGTGTCTATAAAAACAGACAAAAGTCATATCACCAAGAAAATCATCATTAATAAGTAA
- a CDS encoding helix-turn-helix domain-containing protein: MERKGKFSVAFKLECIELHQNSYHSIESIATEKGFNESNLRKWIGFYNKYGISGLQPRKNKSYSVRFKLKVLKAINTEFISQREACVRFDIPAQSTVLNWQRDYEKSGILGLENKPIGRPKKMSDYKRKKRKSDKLLTREEELLLENERLRAENDFLKKLDALTLKKNKQRPSKN; encoded by the coding sequence ATGGAAAGGAAAGGAAAATTTAGCGTTGCTTTCAAATTGGAATGTATAGAACTTCATCAGAATTCTTATCATTCGATTGAATCTATAGCAACAGAAAAAGGATTTAACGAGAGTAATCTTCGCAAGTGGATCGGCTTTTATAACAAGTACGGAATATCGGGATTACAACCGAGAAAAAACAAAAGCTATTCTGTAAGGTTTAAGCTTAAAGTGTTGAAAGCCATCAATACGGAGTTCATCTCACAAAGAGAAGCGTGTGTCAGGTTTGATATCCCTGCCCAGTCTACCGTCTTGAATTGGCAGCGTGATTACGAAAAAAGTGGTATTTTAGGTTTGGAAAACAAACCTATAGGAAGACCCAAAAAAATGAGTGATTACAAGCGTAAGAAAAGGAAGTCCGACAAGCTATTGACAAGGGAAGAAGAACTTTTATTGGAGAACGAAAGGCTGCGTGCCGAGAACGATTTTCTAAAAAAGCTAGACGCCTTAACTCTCAAAAAGAACAAGCAGAGGCCATCGAAGAATTAA